GGAAGGAGGCGGACGTAGATACTGCTTCCGGTGATTTTCAAATGGTAGACAGCGAGTTTTCCACCCTGCACTGGAAAACAGAGAGCGGGGATGTGTCGTTGGAACAAAATGAGGTAGGTTCGGGTGACTGGAAATCCCAAAGCGGCTCCTTCCGTTTCGAAGAACTGTCAGGGAAAGAGCTGGGTTTATCCACGCATTCCGGCGATGTGATCGTGAAGAAGCCTTCGATTCATGGAACGGCAGACATAAAGACCCACAGTGGGGATGTGGCTTGGGATTACCAAGGAAAGGAACCGAAAAATCTTGAGGTCCAATTCGCATCTCATTCCGGGGACGGCACCGTTCGTCTGGATGACCTCGTTTATGAAGAAAAGGAAGAGCACCGCTTGAAAGGGATGCGTGGAAGCGGTAAGGCGCCTGCTTTAACAGTAGATACGAAGTCGGGGGATTTCATTATCCGCTGACCGTCTCATTTACTTTTTTTGCTTTGAAGCGCCTGTTTCCCGCATCAAGCCCTGAAAAATGATGTCTTTCCACAGCCTGTTAGTCTGGTTCTTAGTATAGAACCGGACTTTTTTTATGTAGAAGAACAGCCGGGAAGTCCCTTATTTTATACAAATTTCGTCATAGAATTCCAAGCTGTGGTACGATAAGATAGAATTTCCATTTCGTGTATGTTACATCATAGATTAGTTGGGGGTTTTTGGTGCAATGGAAAGAAAAAGAATCTATTACATTTCCTCACTGGTATGCTTTTTGATCTGTATCATCGTCTGGATTCCGAATCTGTTCTTCCGGTCGGACAGCCCGCTTTGGATGGCTACCTTCCTGTTCGGACCAATCGGTATTCTCTTTGCCGCGTTTATTGAGAAGTATTGGCTGATGATCGTCAATACCGTCATGCTTTTCAGCTTCTTTTTGTTGATGGCGGTCAACTATTATTTGAATTACATAACGATCGGCCATCCATAAAGGCAGACCCACACGTCTGCATAAGCCGGAGCGTCCGTTTCGTAAGATAGAGGGAGAGGGGAGGATGCTATGAATCATTCATCAGAAGATACACAGCATGATGTGTTTAAAGAGAGATTGGCTCATCTTCGGAGGGAGGGTTACTTGTCCGAAGAAACGTATCGTACGGTCATGGATGCGAGTGTAAAGTACCTGCACGACAGAAGAGTGGAACGCGAGAATAAGGAGGACGTGCGTGTCGATCCCCCTGTACCGGTGCAGGAGAAGCCGTCTCCTGCTGTTAAAAAGCCGGAACCTGTAAGGAAATCAAAGGAAGAGGTCCGCGAGCGGAATATCACGTGGTCGCTCATCCTTGGTGTCGCGCTCCTTCTCATTACCGGGTTGATTGTTGCAACAAGCCAGTGGGACCAGATGGGGGCAGGGATGAAGGTGTTTTCCATCGCGTTCGTTTCTTTGTTCTTCTATAGTCTCAGTTATGGAACGCAGCGGTTCTTGAAGATCGAAAAGACGGCCTTCGCCTTTTTGACGCTCGGAAGTCTGTTGATTCCGATCGCTGTCGTCGCCATCGGGTATTTCGAGCTGTTCGGGAGCTTCCTCTCTTTGACGGGGGAAGGGAGATACCTGCTCGGATTTCTTGGTGCCTTCCTGCCGCTTCCTTTATACGTAAAGCATGCGTTCGATCATCAATCACGTCTGTATGTCTGGATATCGCTCGTCTTTCTTTCGTTGACGGTCGGTTTTGCATTGGGTGCTCTGCCGCTGTCGATAGACGTTTTCTATACGTTTCTAATGGTATTCAATGCAGGGCTGCTGGTGATTTATACGAAATACGGCACGTTTGACAAGTGGCGTCTGTTTACAAAAGAACTGCCTTTATATGCTCAGTTGAATTTGATCCTTTCGACGATGCTGCTTTTATTCTTTTTCGAAAATGAGGTGCTGTACAGCTTTAACCTTCTGCTTACCGCCTGTATTTATATGGCGATGGTATTCGTGTACCGTACGAAGGAATATCAGTTCGTCTTCTCCGTCATGTTCGTGTATGCCGTTTATCAACTCGTCGACCATACACCGCTTCAGGCTGTGGACGGGGTCGTTTACGCCGTCGCTGGAGGAGTTTATCTCGGCTTCGCCTATGCTTTCCGGAATCACGACTTTATTCAGAAGGTGTTCCGTTATACAAGTGCCGTCGTCTCGTTCTGTGCCTTCTTATATATCAGCTACGAGAGTGTTTTACTCAGAGAAGGCGAAAGTTCCTGGATGTTTGCCGCCGCTTATTTAGTCGTGGCAGGCAACTACCTTGTGCTGGCCAATCTGCTTCGTTATCCATTATTCAGCTACATGGCGCCGGTATTCTTCTATGTCGGCTTGTGGCAGGTATGGGAGCAGATCGCGGTCTTCCCACTGTTCCTGGAGCTGTTCCTGACGGCTGTTGTCACCCTCCTCTATGTCGGACTCTGGACGAAACAGCCTTGGCTCCAATCGGTGAAGGAAAGCAGTCTCGTGGTATCGGCAGTCCTTATGGCAGGAACCATCTGCTACAGCTTTTATGAAATTCTATACGGATACAGCGCGTTCCAGCTGTTTGTTGTCGGTTGTCTTGCCTATGTGGTGAAGTGGAAACAGTCGGCAGAATCTGTAGAAAAAGCTGTCGTATGGATCCAGCCGGCCTCCTGGCTTGCGGCCTCTGGTGCCTTGTATTTAAAGGTAATCGAGTGGGTGCCCGGCTATGCCGATACGTTCGGCGTCCCGTTCCACCTGGCTTTGACCGGTGTACTCCTTTGCCTGCTGCATCTTTTCTGGAAGCGGATCGGTGAGAACGGCCTGTCGAAGGCCAGCTTTAACATCGGTCAAGGTGCGTATATCTTCGGTATAATTTTTCTCGGTACGGCCGACGTGGACCGGATGTTCATCGCTCCGCTGATTTTACTTGGCGGCACGGCTATGCTGTACTGGCTCATCCGTTCCACCGGTCAGTCATCGCTTTGGATTGCGGTATCCATCGTCACTTTATTCTTTTACTTTTCATTAGCCGAACCGCTCTCACTAGAGAGCTTTGCGTCTTTACTTATCTTTACTGCGTTCGCCCCTGTAGTGATGGTCGCTCTTGGAGAGTTTGGACGCACGAAGTGGGAAGGGATGCAGCCAAACTTCTATTGGACCGGACACGCCGTCCATCCGCTTGTTATCCTCGCCTGTCTGTTTGATCAGGTCACACCCGAACCGGCGGTCCATCCCATCCTGCTTGTCGTTCCGGCCGCTGTCTATCTTTTCAGTGCATGGAAGGCAGAGAGGGAGTGGGAAATCAAGCTGATGCTGTACTTCGGGATGAGTGTAGTCTTCCTGTTTCTCTTCACACTGGGAAGCTATTATTCTCTGTATGAGGATGTGTTCAGCGGGTATACCTTCATGGTGGCAAGTGCGCTGTTTCTTGGTGCTTGGGCAGTCCTTCCCCTGGTTTGGAAAAGCCGCTTGGAATGGTATTGGATTCCGTTTTCCATCCTCGGTCTCCTGTACTTTACTGTCTTCCGACAGACGTGGGCGCCTTGGGAATTTCTCCTCCCGCTCGCCTATGCGGTTTCTATCCTTTATTTCCTGCACCGGAGAAATTGGAGCATCGTCCGATTTGCGCCGCTTTTGATTTTGGTCGATCTTCTGGAGAACCAGGCGTGGGATCGTGGGATCAAAATTGTTGTCGTCCTTGGATGTGTAGCTCTGCTTCTTGCTGCAGGGAAGAAATTCCACCGCATGCTCATCGGTTCTAATTATGAGGTGGACGCGTATTCTTTCTCTGCGCTTGTGTACCTGCTTTTCCTGAACGGTTTGTCGTTCGGTGATGATTCGGTATGGATTCGGATCCTTCCGCTTCTTGCTTTGACGGCATGGCTGTGGGTCAATGCATCCAAATGGATGGGACGGAATGCAGACAGAATTTCTTATACGGCCGGAGCCGGTAGTTTATACGCATCCTACCTGCTTATTCTTCTGGCATACGAGGCTTCCATTCCGGACATATTCATGGCGGAGCTTCAAGTGCTTCCGCTCCTTGTCGTACTCGCTCTCATGAGGAAAAAGCTGTGGTCGGATGCACCTGGTGTGATGAACAAAATCCAATTCGCCGCAGTCCTCCTTGTCGCTGCTTATCTCGTTGTTGACGCGATAAAGAGCCATACGATCTGGGATGCATGGATCATCGGAGGTCTTTCCCTTCTGTCGATGGTCGCCGGTATGCAGTTCAAAATCAAATCGTATTTCTTCGTCGGTATGGGCGTTCTTATTTTCAACGTCCTTTATCAAACCAAACCATACTGGGGAAACGTTCCATGGTGGGTGTACCTGCTGATGGCGGGACTTGTCCTGATTGCGGTTGCAAGTTACAATGAATGGCAGAAGCAGCAGGAAGGAAAGGACCGTCCGATTGAGCGGAAGCTGAAAGGTTTGTGGCATGCGCTGAAGAAGTGGAATTGATAGGGAACGTTTACCGGAAGGAATTCGTACATGTAGTAGCGAAACTTACAGGAGGGTTCTTTTTGAAAAAGAAAATAACGTTGGCTGTCATCGTCTTATTCGGGTTACTGGCCGGTCTTCTGCAATCGGACACACCGACAGAGAGTGTCGTATGGCTGATTGCCGGAGCCTTCGGGCTTTTGGGAGCCTTGACGCTCGGCACTAGTTATAAGGAACTGTTCAAAAGGGACGAATAGGAAGTAGAGAGCATATCCCTCGGATGATATGCTCTCTTTCTTCATACATAATGGTTACAGCTTCCAGATATGAAGGCCGGGAATAAGGGTCTCATCTCATGGGAGGAGGTTGGAGATGGAAATAGCTTTGATTCGACATGGGAAATCGGCATGGGTAAACAATGAACCCATCACCGGGGAGGAGTTCAACGATTGGGTTAAAGGTTATGATGCAGCTGGAGTAGTCGCGGAGAAGGAATATGACTTCTTTCTCGTAAGGAAAGTATCCGGTTCTGCATGCCTCTTCACCAGTCACCGGGCACGTGCCATTGAATCGGCAAAGCATCTGAAGGCCCGGGGAACGATTATTCAAGATCCGCTTTTTGATGAAGTGGATCTCCCGGAAATCGAGGGTCCGACGTGGCGGCAGCCTCCGAAGTGGTGGCTTGTCGCCTTGAGAATCCTTTGGAGATTCGGATATACGAACAATTGCGAATCGATTGATTACGCCCGTGCGAGGGCACACAAAGCTGCGGAAGTCCTGAGTGAGGCAGCAGCAGAGCATGGAGATACGGTGCTTGTAGGACACGGTATTTTCAACCGGTTGATTGCAAGGGAACTGCGCCGGGACGGCTGGTCCGGAAAAAGGAAGGCCAATACGGAGCATTGGAGCTGCACGATTTATACGAAAGAGGAGAGCGGGTAACAGAGCAGGGAACGCTCGCTTCGTCCTGAATAAGGAGGCATCTCGATTGTGTTGAAACGATTGGATACAGTATGTCTGATGGTGAAAGATATCGAACGGGCAGGTTGCTGGTACGAGAAATCTCTTGATCTTAAAGAAGTTTTCCGAGGGAACGGATACCGTGTCTTGGCTCCGGAGGCCGGAGGGGTGCCAATTACGCTGGAAGAAGGAGTTCCGGAGAGTGGAGGAAGTTATCCTATCTTCTTTGTTGAGGATGCAGAACAGGTCCATGACGCGTTGAAGCAGCGTGGAGTGAAAACAAGTGCGGTTCAAACAGATAAGGACAATCGCTTTTTCGACTTCTGGGATCCCGACGGCAATCGGATGCAGGTTTGTTATTACATAAAATGATAGTAGTTGGAAGGGGCTTGAATCGATGGGGAATATTATTAAGCGATTGATCGACGCGGGTTACCGTGTGACGAATGTTACCAAGAAATCAACGGAACTGGAACATGGACCGAGTGGGAAGTATCTCTACCTATTACCGAACAAAACGATAACCGTCGTTCTGGATCCGTTGACTGTCGAAGCGGACAAGGAATTGGAGAGAGCTTCCGCGGGCATGAATCATAACACGTCCTTCAAGCAGTTCCCGGTCCGTGATAATGGAGGGGCGGGGCCGATTACGTATGGCTATGCTTTTCGGTTCTCATCCGCAGAAGAGGCTTTTACTTTTATACAGCACGCATTAACAGTGCCTACGGAGAAAATTTAAGCAGAAAGAAGGTCTGTCTGTGAAAGAAAATATGACTTTTGCCTGGATCGCTTCCTGGTTTGCATTGGTCGGTCAGCTGTTGTTCTTCCTTATTGTTTCGTTACTTACAGGGAACTGGATGTACGCTATGTGGAGTTTTGTTGTAAGTATGGCCGCAGGAGTACCGAGTATGATCCGGACGTGGCAGCGCAGTAAGGTAATAAAAGCAGGGAAGGAAAACGCGTCCGATCCTATATCCTGACGCTTCAACCAATAGAAAGAGATCAGCCGGAATGGCTGATCTCTTGTTTTATTTATTCGAAAAGGGAGCGGATTTCGTCTTCGATTTTTTCACTGACTGCTCCGGTTCCTCCGAAAATCCGGAAGAAAGTTGTCTCATTTGCTTCAAAATAGGCTTTTACGCTTGGGGCAAGCTGCTTTTTCGGTGTCAGCAGCACCGGCTCGCCAAACGTATAGACAGATCCTGTGAGGGCATCTGCGAAATCTGCGCCTGTTGCGATCTGGACGAATTGGTTATCCATCTCGAACGTCTCTGCAACTGCAACGGATGTTTCATAACGGTCGGACCCAGCAATCCGTTGCGCATCCGGAAGCTTTTTAAATACGCCTGCGCTGATGGCTCCCCTGCCGCCGACTGCGAAACTATGCTCATACTGCTTCAGCTGTTTTTCTGTCGCTTTCGGCAGGGAATTTTTTTCTGTCAAAAGGATCGGCAGGCCGTAAGTTGCTGCAACCGGAGCAGCAGATAAGGCGTCCGGGAAGTTACGTCCGTAGGTAACGATGGCAGCGTCGGAAGGCGGAAGCAGCTCGGCGATGGCGGCTGCTGTTTCAAACCGGTCCGTTCCGCTTACCCGTTCTACTTCCAGACCAAGATTCTTCTTCAAATAGTTCTCCACATCTTTGGATACAGCACCCGTACCTCCGAGTATGGTCACCCGTTCCGTATCCAGCGTTTCCAGTGCGTATTCCGTCACTTGTGGCAGCTTTCCTTTCTTTGTCAGAAGAATCGGGGCATCCATCCAGGATGCCAGCGGTGCACCCGCGAGGGCATCAGGATAATCTGTGCCTGTAGCAAGGACGACATCTGCCGCCGGATAGCCACCGGTTTTACGAATAGCGATCTTAGCTGCTGTTTTGTAACGATCGGCTCCGGAAATACGTTCGATTTCTGCCTGCGGTACATACACATAAGCAGTCACGCCGTATTCTTCCCCGTTATCCAGATTTGCCAGGTCGGAAGCCTCGATATAATAGGTGCCGGGGTGGACCGTGTAGAAAGCGCCGAATCCATACTCATCTATTTCCTCGAACTCCGCTTCGATTCTGTTTCCATCGGCATCATAGAGGACGCCGTTCAGCTCCATTTCCGTTCCATCTTCCAAGGTCGAAAATACACCGGTAGATAACTCCACCGGGCGGTCGCCGATGACTTCGATCTTATACATGTCTTTGTCGGAATCGGTCAACGTGCCAATAATGAAGCTGTCGATCTCGAGGGATTGAGCCTGCTCGAATGTGTCATTCGGCTCTTCTTCATAGGTGATGGACCAGTCTTCTTCGGCTGCGAGCTGCACTTTGTGCTCCTTACTTTCCTGATATGCCTTCCACATTTCCGGCGTTTCTTTTTCAAATGCTGCGGCAGGGGTAGCAAGGACGGTGGCTGCGATCAAAAAGGATGACGCGATGCTGAAAGTCTTTTTCATTCGTTTCATGTTCTCCTCTACTGGAAAAAATTTATAATACTAAGAGGATTATAGCGGATGCATGTCTATGAAGCTATCGCTATTTTTGTAGAAATTTGTAGAATGCAGGGTTTTGTTTTTGAGAAACTATTCCTCTACGTATTCCAGCAGGTCACCGGGCTGGCAGTCGAGTGCCTTACACAGCGCGTCAAGCGTCGTGAAGCGGACAGCTTTCGCTTTTTCATTTTTCAAGATTGACAGGTTGGCGGGAGTGATCCCGACCTTTTTCGAGAGTTCGTTCAGCGACATTTTTCTTTTTGCCATCATGACATCCAATTGAATTCGTATCATAGTAAACCGCCTTATATCGTTTTCTTATTCTCTTCGACTGCGCGGACGGCTGTCTTCAATGCGGAGGCGATGATCAAAAGCACGATGCCCCCGAAAAGCATATCCAAGTGATAGAGGCTGGTGAATTCGATTGAGCCGTTCCGGACATCAAGCGCCGTAATGGCTGCAGAAGAAAGCCGGGAATCCATATATCCAAATGCTGTTCCAAGAATGGAAACGGTAAGGCCGAAGCGGAACAATACCGTAACGTTTGACTCCGTGAATAATCCGGCATGATGAATGTTTTTCAACAACTGGTGAAGGAACCATAAAAATAAAAGGGCAAAGACCGTCATCGTCGCTTCTGATGCAAAAGACAGCCAGCGGAAAGAAGGTTCCGTATAGACAACGGGTGTGGTGTCGAAGTGCAGTTCGAAATAAGTATAAAGCGGATCGAAGGCGCCGAGCGAAGCGGTGAAGGCGCTGTTTGGGTACCATATGTAGCCGATATTGGAGGCAAGCATGAAGATACTGAGCAGACACACCAAATAAAAAAGCACCAAAGCAGCTACCGACCCTATTTTATATAACGGGTTCATAGTTTGGGAAATCCCCTTTCAACGTGTAGTAGAGCTCTAGTAACTATACCAAAATTTATTTAATTCAACAATTATTTATTGTTTATCGATAAAAATATATTGCTTTATTTGAAACATTCCATTAAATTGAAATC
This sequence is a window from Bacillus sp. SB49. Protein-coding genes within it:
- a CDS encoding DUF2975 domain-containing protein yields the protein MNPLYKIGSVAALVLFYLVCLLSIFMLASNIGYIWYPNSAFTASLGAFDPLYTYFELHFDTTPVVYTEPSFRWLSFASEATMTVFALLFLWFLHQLLKNIHHAGLFTESNVTVLFRFGLTVSILGTAFGYMDSRLSSAAITALDVRNGSIEFTSLYHLDMLFGGIVLLIIASALKTAVRAVEENKKTI
- a CDS encoding DUF4097 family beta strand repeat-containing protein yields the protein MKKWWIVLVSVFVVSGIGSIVSLFVIDAEEVQATEKYDISELKNLKMDVTSMDVHLVPAEGEELTLVYKGPANKRNKEMYAVKEGKRTWTLQQLDSGPSVNLSFGLQSKGPEVEIAIPEELFASVTIKSESGDIRIESLKGKEADVDTASGDFQMVDSEFSTLHWKTESGDVSLEQNEVGSGDWKSQSGSFRFEELSGKELGLSTHSGDVIVKKPSIHGTADIKTHSGDVAWDYQGKEPKNLEVQFASHSGDGTVRLDDLVYEEKEEHRLKGMRGSGKAPALTVDTKSGDFIIR
- a CDS encoding helix-turn-helix domain-containing protein translates to MIRIQLDVMMAKRKMSLNELSKKVGITPANLSILKNEKAKAVRFTTLDALCKALDCQPGDLLEYVEE
- a CDS encoding VOC family protein; this translates as MLKRLDTVCLMVKDIERAGCWYEKSLDLKEVFRGNGYRVLAPEAGGVPITLEEGVPESGGSYPIFFVEDAEQVHDALKQRGVKTSAVQTDKDNRFFDFWDPDGNRMQVCYYIK
- a CDS encoding cell wall-binding repeat-containing protein, with the protein product MKRMKKTFSIASSFLIAATVLATPAAAFEKETPEMWKAYQESKEHKVQLAAEEDWSITYEEEPNDTFEQAQSLEIDSFIIGTLTDSDKDMYKIEVIGDRPVELSTGVFSTLEDGTEMELNGVLYDADGNRIEAEFEEIDEYGFGAFYTVHPGTYYIEASDLANLDNGEEYGVTAYVYVPQAEIERISGADRYKTAAKIAIRKTGGYPAADVVLATGTDYPDALAGAPLASWMDAPILLTKKGKLPQVTEYALETLDTERVTILGGTGAVSKDVENYLKKNLGLEVERVSGTDRFETAAAIAELLPPSDAAIVTYGRNFPDALSAAPVAATYGLPILLTEKNSLPKATEKQLKQYEHSFAVGGRGAISAGVFKKLPDAQRIAGSDRYETSVAVAETFEMDNQFVQIATGADFADALTGSVYTFGEPVLLTPKKQLAPSVKAYFEANETTFFRIFGGTGAVSEKIEDEIRSLFE
- a CDS encoding histidine phosphatase family protein, whose protein sequence is MEIALIRHGKSAWVNNEPITGEEFNDWVKGYDAAGVVAEKEYDFFLVRKVSGSACLFTSHRARAIESAKHLKARGTIIQDPLFDEVDLPEIEGPTWRQPPKWWLVALRILWRFGYTNNCESIDYARARAHKAAEVLSEAAAEHGDTVLVGHGIFNRLIARELRRDGWSGKRKANTEHWSCTIYTKEESG